The following nucleotide sequence is from Capricornis sumatraensis isolate serow.1 chromosome 5, serow.2, whole genome shotgun sequence.
GACAATTCAGCCCCTGAGCCTGACACATGGGACACTCAGCCTCTTGGCCACAGTGGACTTCTGAGCATCTCTTACCCTTGGGGCTTTGCTTGCCCATCCCTTTTGCCTatgatgcccccttctcctctttgccTGTCAAAACCCTGGTCGTCCATCAAGACCCAACCCAAATGTTATCTTCCTTATGCAGCAGCAGGTGATGCCCACGGCTGCTGAGAAGCAAAGTGCTTTGTCTTTCTCAAGTCCTTTCTAAACTACTGCTCTGTACTTTAATGATGCATATTTGTAAAAAGGCACTTTGAGGACATGCATTTCTAGACTTTAgcaagagagtgtgtgtgtgtgtgtgtgttatagttgctcagttgtgtccgaccctttgtgaccccatggattctccaggcatgaatactggagtgggttgccattcccttctccaggggatcttcccgacccagggatcaaaccctggtctcctgcattgcaggcagattttttaccatctgagccaccagggaagcccctagcaaGAGGGTAGGGGCTCAGAAAATATTGGACAGGATGGACTAGGGAATATAGGACGTAAGCTTGCAAGTGAAAGAGACAGCAAACTCATCCTCAAGGAACCAGCAGGGCCCAGATTGCCTCCCCTGTCCTCTTTTTTCTCAGCAGGGACAAAATGAAAGCTAAGTAAGAACCACAAAATTtaccctctcttcctcccctagCCAACACAGCTCAGCTTCCCTCTTGGAGAGGTGAAAGCCAGGTGTGACAGCCCAAGCTCCCTTTGCTccaccccctctctctcccccaaaCACAGAGCAGAAATTCACCTCTGCCAGCGTTGTTTCCAAGCTCCCGCAGGACGAGACACACACGGGGTGCATGGCAGGCAGCCCTCAGCTCGCCTCTGCAGGGGCAGTGCACACAGAAGCCTCTCTCCTCAGCATGAAGCGCCTCCACCTGGcaccctgggcctccctggtccTCGGCCTGGccttcctctccttccacccGGTTTACTTGGCAGGTAGAACCGTGAGCTTTATTCTTGCCACACTGGGAAGAgtgagggagggtgggggagagaaggaggcaggaggaggattCCTTGGCTCGGGTTGGTCCTGCTCAAAGGAAAGAGGAAGCAGGGCTTTCTCATCTGAAGGATCAGGCTGGAGAGGGTAGGGTGGGATGCGGGTTTACCTAAGACCAGAGTAATCCAAGATGGGAGCTAGCACGAGTCCCTCCCATCAGAGACGGAAGGTGCACCTAAAACGGCATCTTTGGGCTGCTGTTTCTCAGTGGCACCTGCTCAGGGTAATTGTGTTGCAATTCTGTATTTTGTGGCTATCATCCTCCCTTTGCACGCCCTCCTTTCACCTAAGGACATCCGTCCGTCCCTTAACCCCGGGCATCCTTTGCAACTTTCACCAAACCTCAACACACAAGGCTGCCGTATGCTGTTAAAACTTCCCCCATCTCACCCGGCTCAGGAGATGTTGGATTATCACCCCACTTTCTCAGGGAGGCCGAGGGGGGTGTTAGGAAGCGCCCTCCCAGGCTGGGCTCTGCACATCAGGGACCTCGCCCCCATTCTCATGCTCCTGGCTTTTGCCTTTGGCTTTTGCCTTTGGCTTTGACCTGGTTCCTCAGAACAGCCTGCCCTGCTCCCTGGCAGATTCTCCCTCTCTCAAAGCCAACCCTCACGGGCTTGGCATCCCCATGCCAGGCAGTGTCCATCTCTCTCCTCACGGTCTCTCCTCGGGAGGTTCAAAGGGTGGGCTCTCAAGCCTCTGAGCCTCAACTCTACTTTAGCTTCCACAACTGACTAGTTGTGTGATctcaagcaaattctttaccctccCTGTGCTTCAGTTCGCTCATATCTAATGTGGAGATAATCATAGTGCTTATATATAGAGTTGTTGTAAAGATGAAATAGGGTAACTGCACAAAAAGACCTTTGAATAAAATAGCATGTGGTAAACACTccaacggggcttccctggtggatcagacagtaaagaattcacctgcaatgcaggagacccaggttcagtccctggttcgggaagatcccctggaggagggaatggcaacccactccagtattcttgcctggagaattccacagagaagcctggtgggctacagtccacggggtcaaaaagagtcagacctgactgaatgactaacactttcacttcatttcaaacACTCAACAAAGGTTAGCATGTTCCTTTTACTTTTTCCAATATCACCCCTCTCCAAGTAAGAGTGTTTTCTGTTTACCCTGGAGGTGCCTTGCTAATGAGAAGGCCTCAAACACTTGGCCCATTTCACTGCACTGAACAGCTGGATCCTGCCAGTAGCCTTTACTTTGGAAGTGACTCCAAATGGAAAAGTCCCTGGCTGGCTTTGCTTATGAGGGAGGTGGATGATGTTTCTGTTCTTCAGAATTTATACTAGGTTATTTGATTTGAACCATATAAAATGTCTGATATTGAATAATTCTGGACCTATAGAAATGGCGGTTTTATACGGGTTAACCTACTACTGGTGTTTcattaacttgattttttttccacataCCAGTTCTAGACCAGGGCCACTTCCCTACTAAGGTAGAGGGGAGATGAAAGTCAGGGTCACGGAAGTTATTCAGGTAACAAGGGAAATTAAAACATGGAGGAATCAatttttccaaagcaaataaaaaccaaGCTCTGAGGCATTTAGCTGTAAATAATTTACAGTAGCAATCAGATTGCATCAAGCTAGTTACTATATTTTAGCAGGACACTGGAGCGGCTGGGGAGGGGGTAGTGTAAAATTAGTCTGAGCAGAAATTTCCTGGCTTTGGCTAATCAAGAAGTCTCCTCCCAAGTTATTCTGCTATGTGACAGCAAGTACCTTTGAAGGACATGCTAACCTAGAGTCAGTGGGGCCTGGAGATTTTCCAAACTTTTTTCTGTCATTGCCAAAGAACCAGATTGAGCAGCCATACAATTTCCAGAAAGATTCTTTCAAATGCTCTCTCAGTCTTGCTCTACCTAGATCAGCATTGTCTAacagaacttttttttaactttttattttatattggagtatagctgattaataatgttgtaatagtttcaggggGACAGCAAAGAAACTAGgccatatgtgtacatgtatccatcctgccccaaactccccttccatccaggctgccacaggacactgagcagagttccctgtgctacacagtaggtccttattggccatccattttaaatatagcagtgtgtacatgtagatccccaactccctaactatcccttcccccacatCCTTGCCCCCTAGAaaccatgagtttgttctctgagtctgtgagtttgtttctaacAGAACTTTTTTGATTGTGGAAAGGTTCCATGTCTGTGCTATCTTTCTAACATGGCAGCCACCAGCCACATGATTGAGCACTTTGCAAGTGGctagtatggagaaggcaatggcaccccactcctgtactcttgcctggaaaatcccatggatggaggagcctggtgggctacagtccatggggtcgctaagagtcggacacaactgagcgaattcactttcactttcacttttcactttcatgcgtcggagaaggaaatggcaacccactccagtgttctggcctggagaatcccagggacaggggagcgtggtgggctgccatctatggggtcgcacaaagtcggacacaactgaagcgacttagcaccagcagcagtatGACCAAGTAGCTGaagttttcatttaatttcattttaataaacttAAACAGCCATTCTGGTTTGTGGCCACCATATTGGACACAGTGGACCCAGATTGCCTACCTTCTTATTCTCAGTgatgggagggaacacagcccatgGTTTCTCTCCCTTGGGGATCCTTATGTTCATCTCTGtaatccctccccactccccagacTCTGATATTTTCTGCTAAAGTGTCTTTTTATCATTGTGTGCCTTGTTTATTAATCAAGGGCTGTATAATTCTAAGTGCTATATACGCTAGAAACCTCTCAACTTGCTTGTCAGGTGTATAGTTTTTCACACCCTTTTTCCGAATACTAACATCATAATCATCAGAAATAAAGAATCAAGGTCAGACTTCGATGTTGTTTAGTTCAAGTTtttgaaggaaactgaagctagTTATGAAAAAACGTGGCAGATTTTTAAGTGACTGTGTTAGTATatgctaggggaaaaaaaaaaaaaaaacgcttctTGGATGTACTTATCTGCATAGAAAGCAGCTTAAACAGAGGCCCTTGGTGACAGAAGGGTGATGAGATATAAGGATAAAGCATCTCAATGGGAATAGGAAGTGGTTGGAAAAGGGCAGTGTGTGAGTTTGCTGCCCAACAAAATACCACAGCCTGGGTGGCTGAAACCACCAAAGCCTCTTTTCTCACAGATCTGGAGGCTCCAGATCTGTGTCACCAGCTGTGTTTACTCCCGAGGCCTCTCTCCTCTGCTTGCAGATCGCCCCACTCTGCACTGGGTCCTCATATCGTCTTTTCCCTATGAGTTCCCATCCCTGgtgcctcttcctcttctcacaaggacaccagtcacactgGACTAACTTAACCATTTCACCTTAATTGCCTCTTTTAAAGCCCTATTTCCATAACAAAGCACTACCGCATTTGGGGGACACAGTTCAGGCTATAACAGAACTTTGCTGCATGAAATCTCAACATACCTCTACTGGAACTTCTATAATACTGTCATAATACTCACTACTGATTCACAGCAAAAACTGCCAACTCCATGCCTGAGAATGGCTTTTCCTACTGCCTGAGAttgtcatttgtcttttctttcagaaGCAAGCAGCGGCAGCAACTCAACCTTGACCGTCCACCATCCAGAGAATCTTGAGACCCTGGAGCAGTGCCCCAGTAAGCTTCTCCTGGCAATTGCCTTAGCCCAGGGCTCATCAGGGAGGGacacttaagcctcctgctttctGTTCATTGGCATTGAGTGGCTGAGCGCCTGCCTGGCCCTCTCGCACCCCAGTGTGGTTTGTTCACGGCCCCAGAACCATCTGCAGGGCACGTCTACAAAGCTGTCTTGGCCATGGTCCCCATGTGAGCTCACACTCTTTGGTGCAGTCGGCTTTAATGGCCCATCCTCAGGACAGCAGCAGTCACCCCCTGACTTCGAATGCTTATAGAAGTGTGGGAGTGGAAACATCCTAAACATGAGCCATTCCAATTCCTGCCCAATGCAGGAGCTTCATTCTGGTACCTGTCGCATTTTTCTGTTCATCTTTCACTTGAAGACTTGTAGTGGTAAGGAGCCTAGTGCTTCATAAAACAACCACTGTGGTGCGTGTCTAATTAATAGGAAGTTTGCTTTATTCTAAGTTTGGCTCCTTGATTCTGCCCCCACTGAATGACCACATGTGCTTACTTCTGGGCACTAACAAAGGAGAGTAACAGGCAGCAATATGTAGAGGCTACAAACATGGCTTTGGACTCCTACAAACGTGGGTTTGCGTTCTAGTTCTGCCATCTCGTGCCCCTGGGCAGGTGATAGCTTCAGTTCCTGCATGTCAAACAGGAGGAATAACTGTCCTATCCGCTTCGTGAGGAATAAAGAAGGGAACGTGTGTAGAGCTCTTAGCACAGTGCAGGGCGTGCCTTAGTAAATGGTGCTGTCCTGTTATTACTGGTCTTAATGTTATGAATATCAGAGAATAACctggggggaagggaggctggggTGACACTGTCCTTGCCCTCTCTTCCCCACCAGACGCTGACTTCTGCCCACAAGCAGCCCGGTGTTGCCACACGGGAGTAGATGAATACGGCTGGATCGCGGCGGCTGTTGGGTGGAGTCTTTTGTTTCTCACCCTCATCCTGCTCTGTGTGGACAAACTGATGAAGCTCACTCCAGATGAGCCCAAGGACTTGCAAGCCTGAGACTTAGAATCCTAGTCCCAAGAATGTCAATCACCAAGTTGTGGGTAAGAGCAGGAGGGGAGGGCGCTGATGTGGTTTCCAATATTTCAAAGTCCGTTCacccctttttgtttgtttggagtttttttgttttgttttttggcctttttttgttttgttttttggccatactgGGTGGctggtggaatcttagttccctgaccagggatcaaacccgggccttggcagtgaaagctcagcaTCCTAACCACTGACAACCATGGAAGTCCCAAAGCCTTGTTACCCTCATAACCTTCagttacttttaaaaaggaaaggagacaggGCTCCAAGGAAGACAAGACCAGTGCTGCCAACACACCCAATTTCAAAATGTACTTGGGTCCTTTATAATCTGACATCTCCCTGATTGACTCCTCTGCTTGTATTtttgtgtggggaggggggaattGCTTGTATTTTGACCATGGCTTTCTTCTGCGTTCCAGGTATGTGATACACAAGAAACATAAACTTCAGTCTTGTAGTCACCCCATTCAAAACAAAACTCAGAACCTTCTCACCAAAAACTAGTGGTTGTGTTTTATCCCTTATTTCAGTCAAGGGCATCATTGCCATTTCAAAATGTGAAAGCCACCTTGGCAGCTTCCTTAGCCCCACATCCAACGCTTCCTGGGCTCTTGTTCTTCCTTTGGCATGTCCTCATGTCGAGCCTGCCCATTCTCCTTGCCGGCACCCTAGGTCTGGCCCTCATTACCCCATCCCACCACCACGTCAGGAATGCTTCAGTTTGTTCTCACTGCCTTCAGgatctgccccccaccccctagcTTGTCCCTCCCCTCATCCCAACATCTTCCACTTCTTTGCTGCCTTTCCCTCTGCAGGGGTGGCTGCcttccacctccacccccagaaCGAAGGCCATTCCTCAAAGTCCACCTCCAATGCTTGCTCTGCCTTCAAGCTCCTAGGCTTGTCTTCTGGGGACCAGGAGCTGGTGGTCTTCGGGCACTTGTGTGGTGCCCTGAGCACAGTCACTGTGAACGGCAGGCCTCTTCACAATCAGCTTGTACTTCCTCATGCTCCGGGGGTATAAAAAGCTCTTCTTAATgtttttccaatgaatgaatgaatga
It contains:
- the TMEM213 gene encoding transmembrane protein 213 translates to MKRLHLAPWASLVLGLAFLSFHPVYLAEASSGSNSTLTVHHPENLETLEQCPNADFCPQAARCCHTGVDEYGWIAAAVGWSLLFLTLILLCVDKLMKLTPDEPKDLQA